Proteins from a single region of Acidianus ambivalens:
- the purE gene encoding 5-(carboxyamino)imidazole ribonucleotide mutase, with protein sequence MPLVGVIMGSKSDWEYMKEAVDVLKSFGVSYEVKVVSAHRTPEFMVEYAKTARSRGIEVIIAGAGGAAHLPGMTASLTTLPVIGVPIPSKNLNGLDSLLSIVQMPYGVPVATVAIGGAKNAALLAIRILSIKYKDLEEKLNKFMEDMKNDVLSTSLQA encoded by the coding sequence ATGCCACTTGTAGGAGTAATAATGGGAAGTAAATCCGATTGGGAATACATGAAAGAGGCGGTAGATGTATTAAAGTCATTTGGAGTCAGTTATGAAGTAAAAGTTGTATCTGCCCATAGAACTCCAGAGTTTATGGTTGAATACGCAAAGACCGCAAGATCTAGAGGAATTGAAGTTATAATAGCTGGCGCAGGAGGAGCTGCACACTTGCCTGGAATGACCGCATCTTTAACTACTCTACCAGTAATTGGAGTTCCCATTCCTTCTAAAAATCTTAATGGATTAGATTCACTATTATCAATTGTTCAAATGCCTTACGGAGTCCCAGTAGCAACTGTAGCAATAGGTGGAGCTAAAAATGCAGCACTATTGGCAATCAGAATACTTTCGATAAAATATAAAGATTTAGAAGAAAAGTTAAATAAATTTATGGAAGATATGAAAAACGATGTCTTATCAACCTCTCTCCAAGCTTAA
- a CDS encoding FAD-binding protein produces MEVYNEKELYNSIKDAYLSGKKVMIIGYGKHSNPRKSDIYLKIKMDYYKIEKEGYVEAYAGASVDKIREEASEYGLLLPCLYDGSIGGLLANNEFSPLSTRYGKPYDFTEKVFFITLFGKISWKIIIGSKGRLGAIYKARLKLFPKPTKVFTFEKSFNKKDETIAYVNKLMHLKPLAMLVEYDGKYTIHASYDFDAEIHGFSKDEGVATIEENNSRNGYYVNTPTIEDFMNAIEDTQPIYAYTVVGSGISKFYVADEDVIKKLNYFTHDDLPRVYWKLKAILDFKNIFA; encoded by the coding sequence ATGGAAGTATATAACGAGAAGGAATTATATAATTCCATTAAGGACGCTTATTTAAGTGGTAAAAAGGTAATGATTATAGGTTATGGGAAGCATTCAAACCCTAGAAAATCTGATATTTATCTGAAAATTAAAATGGACTACTATAAAATAGAGAAAGAAGGTTATGTCGAGGCTTATGCAGGGGCTTCTGTCGATAAGATAAGGGAGGAAGCGTCAGAGTATGGATTACTATTACCATGCTTGTATGACGGAAGTATCGGCGGACTTTTAGCAAACAATGAGTTTTCTCCTCTATCTACACGTTATGGTAAACCTTACGATTTTACTGAGAAAGTATTTTTTATTACTCTTTTTGGTAAAATTTCATGGAAAATTATTATAGGTAGTAAAGGTAGATTAGGTGCAATATATAAGGCAAGGTTAAAATTATTTCCAAAACCTACTAAGGTTTTTACTTTTGAAAAGTCATTTAATAAAAAAGATGAAACTATAGCTTATGTTAATAAGTTAATGCATTTAAAACCTTTAGCGATGCTTGTTGAATATGATGGAAAATATACTATTCATGCATCTTACGATTTTGATGCCGAAATACATGGATTTTCAAAGGATGAAGGAGTAGCAACTATTGAAGAAAACAATAGTAGGAATGGATATTACGTTAATACTCCTACTATAGAAGACTTTATGAATGCGATAGAAGATACTCAACCTATTTATGCATATACTGTAGTTGGTTCTGGAATTAGTAAATTCTATGTAGCTGATGAAGATGTAATAAAGAAATTAAATTATTTTACACACGACGATCTTCCAAGGGTGTATTGGAAATTAAAAGCAATATTAGACTTTAAGAACATATTTGCATAG
- a CDS encoding nucleoside hydrolase, protein MTRHFIIDCDTAEDDIMSLFMLLRYGISVEGITIVEGNISFDQEVNNALWALEFIGKEIPVYPGSQRPLVKNYRTVENVHGKGGIGDKVVKPSKLKASNKHAVDAIIELADRYAGELEFLAISPLTNLALAYLKDKSLADKIKKVWIMGGTIYGRGNITPVAEYNIWVDPDAAKVIFNSGMDLTMVAWDLITNYTINDEEWEKMKSMNTKLSSFYIDIYTHYRNYAMTKQKMKGNPHPDLITTAIAIDSSVATKVEKQYVDIENCECLTRGMTVIDYLGIWNKEPNVNVVYEINKEKFISMLYNLLSWF, encoded by the coding sequence ATGACAAGGCATTTTATAATTGATTGTGATACAGCAGAAGATGATATAATGAGCCTTTTTATGCTTTTACGGTACGGAATATCTGTAGAAGGAATAACAATAGTTGAAGGCAACATAAGTTTTGATCAAGAAGTAAATAATGCCTTATGGGCATTAGAATTTATAGGCAAGGAAATTCCAGTTTATCCAGGTAGTCAGAGGCCTCTTGTAAAAAATTATAGAACAGTTGAAAACGTACATGGCAAAGGAGGTATAGGCGATAAAGTTGTTAAACCTAGCAAATTAAAGGCCAGTAACAAGCATGCAGTGGACGCAATAATAGAACTTGCAGATAGATATGCAGGAGAATTAGAATTTTTAGCAATTTCTCCTTTAACTAATTTAGCCTTAGCATATTTAAAAGACAAGAGTTTAGCTGACAAAATAAAGAAAGTATGGATTATGGGCGGTACAATATATGGCAGAGGTAATATTACGCCAGTAGCTGAGTATAATATTTGGGTCGATCCAGATGCTGCTAAAGTAATATTTAATTCTGGCATGGATTTAACAATGGTTGCATGGGATCTTATTACAAATTATACAATTAATGATGAAGAATGGGAGAAAATGAAATCTATGAACACTAAACTTTCCTCATTCTATATAGATATTTATACTCATTACAGAAATTATGCTATGACTAAACAAAAAATGAAAGGCAATCCACATCCAGACTTAATAACCACGGCTATCGCAATAGATAGCTCTGTCGCAACTAAAGTAGAAAAACAGTACGTAGATATAGAAAATTGTGAATGCTTAACTAGGGGAATGACTGTTATTGATTACTTGGGAATTTGGAATAAAGAGCCCAATGTAAATGTAGTTTATGAAATTAATAAGGAGAAATTCATAAGTATGCTCTATAATCTATTATCTTGGTTTTAA
- a CDS encoding helix-turn-helix domain-containing protein: MNITQLVILTNLAEGELSIKELAEYTGIPKKNIIKAMKSLENRGYVEKRAIIGRDIIFSITEEGLEELYKYYLFMKKLIEDMEFTLCSRFDC; the protein is encoded by the coding sequence GTGAATATAACACAGCTAGTAATATTGACAAACTTAGCAGAAGGAGAGCTTAGTATAAAGGAGTTGGCAGAATACACTGGGATTCCTAAAAAGAATATAATAAAAGCAATGAAAAGTTTAGAGAATAGAGGATACGTAGAGAAGAGAGCAATAATAGGAAGAGATATAATATTTTCAATAACTGAAGAAGGACTAGAAGAACTTTACAAATATTACTTATTTATGAAAAAGTTAATAGAAGATATGGAATTCACATTATGTAGTAGATTTGATTGTTAA
- a CDS encoding protein kinase domain-containing protein, protein MQFVFTDGNKKYIFNDGKVEEYFGKLKTKDNIIGYLATIDGDKIKLSKFPIYDCSKIIFEGKLTIKVGNLGYLFESNESLCLFLGNIATPVINGNYLIIKGIVIISGDKRKLLDAMDNYDVIQYVLSKYPSDDEVIRQAIIGLSKLGKCSEAISLYTKLDKKYPEESLAVAECYEKIGEELEALKIYSFFSDERYKILEEKLRKKVDKIIEEYDATGNAKILYNALSILPTYDAPALKLGWHFIKKNPEESIKFFEEAVKRSRSYHNLLMLANAYIKSGKYMEALKIIEEAEKMRRTAGSAFLRGLALEHLNAKSEAEKDFLYACKEGIVEACEKVKPGVLYSPKDFYPEQWIGYVIYGYEVKQVLGTGGMGYVLLVERLGKKYAMKIMKKEYNFDEMLNEVAKMQEISKNSKYLVRILANFIDENWVDYYSSPPAIVMEYMGGGDLRDVLAKDEYSTLRHSVLWPQVVSVIFSKLANAIITIHKEGYIHCDIKPSNILFTSLLPNYGEEALEALEKEHVIPKLSDLGSAVKIGTPVIHYTPYYAHPLQRFGQRASTEMDIYSFTVSLYASLTNNFPFPEWLERELEEAATNPSKREQALKDFYSVDPRMDYVPEEFKDIIMRGLRGEITMEEIARDLKDIAMTEYNIPEEVLI, encoded by the coding sequence GTGCAGTTTGTATTTACTGACGGTAATAAAAAGTACATATTTAACGACGGAAAAGTTGAGGAATACTTTGGAAAATTAAAAACTAAGGATAATATAATTGGCTATCTAGCTACGATAGATGGAGATAAAATAAAATTGTCAAAATTCCCCATTTATGATTGTTCTAAAATTATTTTTGAAGGAAAGCTTACTATAAAAGTAGGTAACCTAGGATACTTATTTGAATCAAATGAATCTCTTTGCTTATTTTTAGGCAATATTGCTACTCCCGTAATTAACGGGAATTATTTAATTATAAAAGGTATAGTAATTATTAGTGGAGATAAAAGAAAATTGCTGGATGCAATGGATAATTATGACGTTATACAGTATGTGCTTTCTAAGTATCCTTCAGACGATGAAGTAATTCGACAAGCAATAATAGGCCTTTCGAAACTTGGAAAATGCAGTGAAGCGATTTCGTTATATACGAAATTAGATAAGAAATATCCAGAAGAATCATTAGCAGTAGCGGAATGTTACGAGAAAATAGGGGAAGAACTAGAGGCTCTAAAGATCTATTCGTTTTTCTCAGATGAAAGATATAAAATTCTAGAAGAAAAATTAAGGAAAAAAGTTGATAAAATTATAGAGGAATATGATGCTACAGGAAATGCCAAGATCTTATATAATGCACTTTCAATTTTACCTACATACGATGCACCTGCTTTAAAATTAGGATGGCATTTTATTAAGAAAAATCCAGAAGAATCAATAAAATTCTTTGAGGAAGCTGTGAAGAGAAGTAGGTCTTATCATAACTTACTGATGTTAGCAAACGCATATATAAAATCTGGTAAGTACATGGAGGCACTAAAAATAATTGAAGAAGCAGAAAAAATGCGTAGAACAGCAGGTTCTGCATTCTTAAGAGGATTAGCATTAGAGCACTTGAACGCAAAAAGTGAGGCAGAAAAGGACTTTCTCTATGCATGTAAAGAAGGTATAGTAGAGGCTTGTGAAAAGGTAAAGCCAGGAGTTCTTTATTCTCCTAAAGATTTTTACCCAGAGCAATGGATAGGCTACGTAATATACGGATATGAGGTAAAACAAGTGTTAGGAACTGGGGGAATGGGTTACGTCTTATTGGTTGAAAGGCTAGGTAAAAAATACGCTATGAAAATAATGAAGAAAGAGTATAATTTTGATGAAATGCTAAATGAAGTAGCTAAAATGCAGGAAATCTCAAAGAATTCGAAATACCTTGTAAGAATTTTAGCTAACTTTATTGACGAAAATTGGGTGGATTATTACAGTTCTCCCCCCGCTATTGTAATGGAATACATGGGTGGCGGAGACTTAAGAGATGTGCTAGCAAAGGATGAATATTCAACTTTAAGGCACTCAGTTCTCTGGCCTCAAGTAGTTTCAGTGATATTTTCTAAGTTAGCTAATGCAATAATAACTATACATAAAGAAGGATATATTCATTGCGACATTAAACCTTCTAATATATTATTTACTAGTCTACTTCCTAACTATGGAGAAGAGGCACTAGAGGCTTTAGAAAAAGAGCATGTAATTCCAAAACTTTCTGACTTAGGCAGTGCTGTAAAGATAGGAACTCCAGTAATTCATTATACTCCTTATTATGCTCATCCATTGCAGAGGTTTGGACAAAGAGCTTCAACAGAGATGGATATTTACTCTTTCACGGTCTCACTATATGCCTCTTTAACTAACAATTTCCCATTCCCAGAATGGCTAGAGAGAGAACTGGAAGAAGCAGCAACAAATCCTTCAAAGAGAGAACAAGCATTAAAGGACTTTTACTCTGTAGATCCTAGAATGGATTATGTTCCAGAAGAGTTTAAAGATATTATAATGAGGGGTTTAAGAGGCGAGATAACCATGGAAGAGATAGCAAGAGACTTAAAGGACATAGCCATGACAGAATATAATATTCCAGAAGAAGTATTAATCTAA
- a CDS encoding amidohydrolase family protein, protein MRIDVHQHLGIKWVNAKEISEYFDIILLNPAYKYSCQCCVDGFYQQYLWLKNKNENREKYRLLGIYNPKCRVPLEVELGRQYEKGIVGIVLTPEKHGYKIQDIDKVLEFAEDHKMPIFIKTTQDLTQKIQEFTHLTFVILGSYYPMEEMLYNLLKYNNVFFETSGVPESFLNRIPTDRLIYGSGYPYLPFKNVHLIDVISENALKIISIH, encoded by the coding sequence GTGAGAATAGACGTTCACCAACATTTAGGAATTAAATGGGTTAATGCAAAGGAAATTTCAGAATATTTTGACATTATTTTACTAAATCCTGCATATAAATACTCTTGTCAGTGCTGTGTGGACGGATTCTATCAGCAATATCTTTGGCTAAAGAATAAAAATGAAAATAGAGAGAAATACCGATTACTTGGTATATATAATCCAAAGTGTAGAGTTCCTTTAGAAGTAGAATTAGGTAGGCAATACGAGAAAGGAATAGTGGGCATAGTATTAACGCCAGAAAAACATGGATACAAAATCCAAGATATTGACAAGGTTCTAGAATTCGCCGAGGACCATAAAATGCCAATATTTATAAAGACCACACAAGATCTAACTCAAAAAATACAAGAATTTACTCATTTAACTTTTGTAATATTAGGCTCTTATTATCCCATGGAAGAAATGCTCTATAATTTGCTTAAATATAATAATGTGTTTTTTGAAACCTCTGGTGTTCCAGAGAGTTTCTTAAATAGAATACCTACGGATAGGTTGATATATGGCAGTGGTTATCCTTATTTACCTTTTAAGAATGTGCACTTAATCGATGTGATATCTGAAAATGCGTTAAAAATAATTAGTATACATTGA
- a CDS encoding RidA family protein, protein MKEIIYTEKAPKPIGPYSQAVKIGNLIFVSGQIPLDPKSNNVVNGGIKEQTAQVLENIKAILEAAGSGLDKVLMSFVYLKNMNDFQGFNEVYSMYFKDNPPARVTVEVSKLPKDVLIEIAVVAGI, encoded by the coding sequence ATGAAAGAAATAATCTATACTGAAAAGGCTCCAAAACCTATAGGTCCATATTCTCAAGCAGTAAAAATAGGTAATTTAATATTTGTATCTGGGCAAATTCCCTTAGATCCTAAGTCAAATAATGTTGTTAATGGAGGAATAAAAGAGCAGACTGCTCAAGTTTTAGAGAATATTAAAGCAATATTAGAAGCAGCTGGTTCAGGGTTAGATAAGGTTTTAATGAGCTTTGTTTATCTAAAAAACATGAACGATTTTCAAGGTTTTAACGAAGTATACTCCATGTATTTTAAAGATAATCCTCCAGCAAGAGTTACAGTAGAAGTATCAAAACTACCTAAAGACGTTCTAATAGAAATAGCAGTTGTAGCAGGCATTTAA
- a CDS encoding CBS domain-containing protein, with protein MLVKDVMSPDVIKVTKDTKIYDALNIMIRNNIRRLVVESNGIITIRDIVYNWKKIDDTVDKIMTSDLQFIDKNSDLKEACRIVTAKGIGSLVVGNGDNIEGIITERDLIRYCKADINSFVQDIMNKNPLIISTDTTLAEVVEFMKQKYVRHAIVACDNLPCGVISTKDIGKALLAKKDLTKTEVSGFMSNNVFKVYPDDKIETARILMAEKNIGFLPVTNSKEILGSLSEREILAVLSI; from the coding sequence GTGTTGGTTAAAGATGTTATGTCTCCTGATGTAATAAAAGTAACTAAAGATACAAAAATATATGATGCATTAAATATAATGATTAGAAATAATATAAGAAGACTTGTGGTCGAATCTAATGGAATAATTACTATAAGAGATATTGTATATAATTGGAAAAAAATCGACGATACTGTAGATAAAATTATGACTTCTGATTTGCAATTTATAGATAAAAATTCTGATTTAAAAGAAGCTTGCAGAATAGTAACTGCAAAAGGAATAGGATCCTTAGTAGTAGGTAACGGAGATAACATAGAAGGAATAATAACTGAAAGAGATTTAATAAGATATTGTAAGGCAGACATAAACTCGTTCGTGCAAGATATTATGAACAAAAATCCACTAATAATTTCAACAGATACTACGTTGGCAGAAGTAGTAGAATTTATGAAACAAAAATATGTTAGACACGCTATAGTGGCTTGCGATAATTTACCTTGCGGAGTTATATCCACGAAAGATATAGGAAAGGCACTTTTAGCAAAGAAAGATCTAACAAAAACAGAAGTTTCTGGATTTATGTCTAATAACGTTTTTAAAGTGTATCCAGACGATAAAATTGAGACTGCAAGAATATTAATGGCTGAAAAGAACATAGGCTTCTTACCAGTGACTAATTCAAAGGAAATATTAGGTAGCCTTAGTGAGAGAGAAATTCTCGCAGTCTTATCTATTTAA
- a CDS encoding DsbA family oxidoreductase: MIEIKFFHDVLCPYCFIATRRLMNVVKDYKDQVIVRHKSFMMISSLEDLKDIAPTIEEARELFKNEFSILKKYIPDYDPEKVINKGKIGYIWSLPPQMACKAAEFQKGDEGHWEYYKRAQEKLFFEGEDITSDDVLIEIAKEVGLYVERFKEDFKSKKAKLAVIQDEEEAHAMGIHGVPAVLINDKWLIRGVQTEDYYRQVIEDLLKNGGEPKTVNLKAYWEQ, translated from the coding sequence ATGATAGAGATAAAATTCTTCCATGACGTGCTATGCCCTTACTGCTTTATTGCGACTAGGAGATTAATGAACGTAGTGAAGGACTATAAAGATCAAGTTATTGTTAGGCATAAATCTTTTATGATGATATCTTCCCTTGAAGACCTAAAAGACATTGCACCAACAATAGAAGAAGCTAGGGAGTTATTTAAAAACGAATTTTCTATTCTAAAAAAATATATTCCAGATTATGATCCTGAAAAAGTAATAAATAAAGGTAAAATAGGCTATATTTGGTCTCTTCCACCTCAGATGGCATGCAAGGCAGCAGAATTCCAAAAAGGGGACGAAGGTCACTGGGAATATTATAAAAGAGCGCAAGAGAAATTATTCTTTGAAGGAGAAGACATAACTTCAGACGATGTACTAATAGAAATTGCTAAAGAAGTTGGACTATACGTTGAAAGGTTCAAAGAAGACTTCAAGTCAAAGAAGGCAAAATTAGCAGTAATACAAGATGAAGAAGAGGCACATGCAATGGGAATACATGGAGTACCGGCAGTTTTAATTAATGATAAATGGTTGATTAGAGGAGTTCAAACTGAAGATTATTATAGGCAAGTAATTGAAGACTTGTTAAAGAACGGCGGAGAACCTAAGACCGTTAACCTAAAAGCTTATTGGGAACAATAA
- a CDS encoding CBS domain-containing protein, protein MRTVKDYMTTPVFQVEANTSLQEVCKLMLERGIGSVLVTENGVPKGIFTDRDAVKAIASGFSPSDEVRVAATMGNLIIVDLNTDIVEAVSIMTKNKIRHLPVKDSEGNIVGILSIVDASKAIQDIYK, encoded by the coding sequence ATGAGAACTGTAAAAGACTATATGACTACTCCAGTTTTTCAAGTAGAAGCAAATACTAGTCTACAAGAAGTTTGTAAACTAATGCTAGAAAGAGGTATAGGTTCTGTTTTAGTTACAGAAAATGGAGTACCTAAAGGAATATTTACCGATAGAGATGCGGTAAAAGCTATAGCTTCAGGTTTTTCTCCGTCTGATGAAGTCAGAGTTGCTGCTACTATGGGTAATTTAATAATAGTAGATCTTAATACAGATATAGTAGAGGCTGTGAGTATAATGACTAAAAATAAGATTAGACATTTGCCGGTTAAAGACTCAGAAGGGAATATTGTAGGCATATTATCTATTGTAGATGCTTCAAAGGCTATTCAAGACATTTATAAGTAG
- a CDS encoding AMP-binding protein, with the protein MNPIYTKMREIHEYSLRYPEKFWDSVARELFWYKLYEKVVESHHPYYYWFKGGKINITYNILDIRKNSNKIALYWESENGEKVSLSYKQLYNLVSSFAGALTQLGLKKGDVVTIYMPMIPEAMVSMLACARIGVIHNVVFAGFGERALRERIEIAGSKAIITADVGYRRGKEISYLDVIENATKDLNLIKITVPRSGKVVGHNFYDLLDAKKVDAVPMDSQDPLFILFTSGTTGKPKGVVHSVGPYTVWAYYHVKWLLNFDDTSTFFSTSDIGWINGHSYSTYGTLLNNGTLLWYEGVPDYPDPQVWWRLIEDYAVTDIWTAPTAIRLLMKYGSKIDHDISSLRMIVSAGEILGEEAWKWLVELTSSKVYVIETWGQTENSGFITSPGGFYIGGIYYKKGSVGYPLPGIDIAIYDDNGKELPPNTKGNIVIKSSAPAFMSSLWHDDERYRKYYEKFGVYLTGDYGYMDDEGYLCILGRIDDVIKVAGHRLSPAEIENIVLSNEEIADAAVVGKKDEIKGNVLVVFASLKQGFLPSEELKNKIMSEIKKNYGGIAVIDDIIFVDKLPKTRTGKIMRRVLRALINNEELGDLSTLEEREAIEDLRKRLGEKIGK; encoded by the coding sequence ATGAATCCGATTTATACTAAGATGAGAGAAATTCATGAGTACTCTTTAAGGTATCCAGAAAAATTTTGGGATTCAGTAGCCAGAGAGTTATTTTGGTATAAACTTTATGAGAAAGTAGTTGAATCTCATCATCCGTATTATTATTGGTTTAAAGGCGGTAAAATTAATATAACGTATAATATTCTAGATATAAGAAAAAACAGTAACAAAATTGCATTATATTGGGAAAGTGAAAATGGAGAAAAGGTGTCTTTAAGTTATAAGCAGCTCTATAATTTAGTATCCTCATTTGCCGGTGCATTAACTCAACTTGGTTTAAAGAAAGGCGACGTAGTTACTATTTACATGCCAATGATTCCAGAGGCAATGGTATCAATGTTAGCTTGTGCAAGAATAGGAGTTATACATAATGTTGTCTTTGCAGGTTTTGGAGAGAGGGCATTAAGAGAAAGAATAGAAATAGCCGGTTCTAAAGCAATTATTACTGCCGACGTTGGATATAGAAGAGGTAAGGAAATTTCTTATTTAGATGTTATCGAAAACGCTACTAAAGACCTTAACTTGATTAAAATTACAGTACCTAGAAGTGGTAAGGTAGTTGGTCACAACTTTTATGACCTATTAGATGCAAAGAAAGTTGATGCTGTACCCATGGACTCTCAAGATCCTCTCTTTATATTATTTACTTCTGGAACTACTGGCAAACCAAAAGGTGTCGTACATTCTGTGGGTCCATATACTGTTTGGGCTTATTATCACGTTAAATGGCTATTAAATTTTGACGATACTTCAACTTTCTTTTCAACTTCAGATATCGGCTGGATTAACGGTCACTCATATAGCACTTATGGAACATTACTTAATAATGGCACATTATTATGGTATGAGGGAGTTCCAGATTATCCAGATCCTCAAGTGTGGTGGAGATTAATAGAAGACTATGCAGTCACCGACATTTGGACTGCACCAACTGCAATAAGATTACTGATGAAATATGGTAGTAAAATAGATCATGATATTTCTTCGCTAAGAATGATAGTCAGTGCTGGTGAGATTCTTGGCGAAGAAGCTTGGAAATGGTTAGTAGAACTAACTTCAAGTAAAGTTTACGTTATAGAGACGTGGGGGCAGACAGAGAATAGCGGTTTCATAACTTCTCCTGGAGGATTTTATATTGGTGGAATATATTATAAAAAAGGGTCGGTAGGATATCCTTTACCTGGAATAGACATAGCTATTTATGATGATAATGGAAAAGAATTACCTCCAAATACCAAAGGAAATATCGTAATAAAATCTTCTGCTCCAGCATTTATGAGTTCCTTATGGCATGACGATGAAAGATATAGGAAATACTACGAGAAATTCGGCGTATATTTAACTGGCGATTATGGCTACATGGACGATGAGGGATATCTGTGTATTCTTGGTAGAATAGACGACGTGATAAAAGTTGCAGGACATAGATTAAGTCCTGCGGAAATAGAAAATATTGTTCTCTCAAATGAGGAAATAGCAGATGCTGCAGTAGTAGGTAAAAAGGACGAAATTAAAGGAAATGTGCTAGTAGTCTTTGCTTCATTAAAGCAAGGCTTCTTACCTTCAGAAGAGCTTAAGAATAAAATAATGAGCGAAATTAAGAAAAATTATGGAGGTATAGCTGTAATTGATGATATTATATTTGTTGACAAATTACCTAAGACAAGGACTGGTAAGATTATGAGAAGAGTTTTAAGAGCTCTAATTAACAACGAGGAATTAGGGGACTTATCAACCCTAGAAGAAAGAGAAGCTATAGAAGATTTAAGAAAAAGATTGGGTGAAAAGATTGGAAAATAA
- a CDS encoding CoA transferase subunit A, with amino-acid sequence MENKVTDIKTALDLIREGDTITISGMSIHRNPMGFIFELVKSGIRNLNFVDREPGLGLEVLLQNNVLKKVRIAMATLEWFGMLPSFRRKAESREIEILEDTCGAFIAGIRAGAFGVPFMPVKGIIGSDLIKLHEKEGTWKIVDDPFSGEKIVLVKAITPDVAIIHVNKADPEGNAEIEGPVYEDEYKARASKKVIITAEELVDKSYFYKKRPNIYAEHVTAVVHMPRGAEPTSVFPLYDADYEKILNILGMT; translated from the coding sequence TTGGAAAATAAGGTAACTGACATTAAGACTGCACTCGATTTAATAAGAGAAGGAGATACAATAACAATTAGTGGAATGTCAATTCATAGGAATCCCATGGGATTTATTTTTGAGTTAGTAAAATCTGGCATAAGAAATCTAAATTTCGTAGATAGAGAACCTGGATTAGGTTTAGAAGTTCTTTTACAAAATAACGTATTGAAGAAAGTTAGGATAGCCATGGCAACTTTAGAATGGTTTGGAATGTTACCTAGCTTTAGAAGGAAAGCAGAAAGCAGAGAAATAGAAATTTTGGAGGACACTTGTGGGGCTTTTATCGCAGGGATAAGGGCAGGAGCTTTTGGTGTTCCTTTTATGCCGGTTAAGGGAATAATTGGCTCAGATTTAATCAAACTTCATGAAAAAGAAGGTACATGGAAAATTGTTGATGATCCCTTTTCTGGAGAAAAAATAGTTCTAGTAAAAGCAATAACGCCAGACGTTGCAATAATACACGTAAATAAGGCCGATCCAGAAGGTAACGCAGAAATTGAAGGTCCAGTATATGAGGATGAATATAAAGCTAGAGCTTCTAAAAAGGTAATAATAACTGCAGAAGAGCTAGTTGATAAAAGCTATTTCTATAAGAAAAGACCTAATATTTACGCCGAACACGTAACTGCCGTTGTGCATATGCCAAGAGGTGCAGAACCTACTAGCGTGTTTCCTTTATATGACGCAGATTATGAGAAAATACTTAATATTCTAGGGATGACCTAA
- a CDS encoding CoA-transferase subunit beta — MIDHVIKAIALSLDNGEKVYVGLNSIPAILGAFMARDFYGKTIRILGVAEADNPSEIKITPSTGNPFYVNETPILPTVESFDLAQKGKLDVMFLGPAQIDEETNVNLSVIGDYSKPKVRLPGGAATAYILPLVKKAILWNLKHSKSTLVKRVDFVTGSAKFSTNKVIVVTDLGVLEYSREDKKWYVKYVYPWSNFAKIVENTAFQVYNAIQGVIDVNEEEKNFITKLDPDDLRSSLEY; from the coding sequence TTGAATTCTATTCCAGCAATATTAGGTGCGTTTATGGCAAGAGATTTTTACGGCAAGACGATAAGAATCTTAGGCGTAGCAGAGGCGGATAACCCGTCAGAAATAAAAATAACTCCTTCTACTGGTAATCCGTTTTATGTTAATGAAACTCCAATCTTACCTACGGTTGAATCATTTGATTTGGCTCAAAAAGGAAAATTAGATGTGATGTTTCTAGGTCCCGCTCAAATAGATGAGGAAACTAATGTTAACTTATCTGTAATAGGAGATTACTCTAAACCTAAAGTTAGATTACCCGGTGGGGCTGCAACAGCTTATATATTACCGCTCGTTAAAAAGGCTATACTATGGAATTTAAAACATAGTAAATCTACTTTAGTAAAGAGAGTAGATTTTGTTACAGGTAGTGCTAAGTTTTCTACGAATAAAGTTATCGTAGTTACTGATCTTGGAGTTTTAGAATATTCTAGAGAAGATAAAAAATGGTACGTAAAATACGTATATCCATGGAGTAATTTTGCAAAGATAGTTGAAAACACTGCTTTCCAAGTTTATAATGCAATCCAAGGAGTTATAGACGTTAATGAGGAAGAAAAGAACTTTATTACAAAGTTAGATCCAGACGATCTTAGGTCATCCCTAGAATATTAA